In Pengzhenrongella sicca, a single genomic region encodes these proteins:
- a CDS encoding GNAT family N-acetyltransferase, producing MTFLRPVRLVGELVTLEPLSLDHHDGLVAAARDGELWNLWYTAVPSPDGMRAEIERRLRAQADAAMLAFTAFSCRSGQILGMTTYLAPDAANRRLEIGSTWNARSAQRTGTNTESKLLLLGHAFDELDCIAVEFRTHWLNQQSRAAIARLGAKQDGVLRSHSVLADGSLRDTVVFSIIASEWPAVRAGLRARLAAHR from the coding sequence GTGACCTTCCTTCGACCGGTGCGCCTCGTCGGTGAGCTCGTGACGCTCGAGCCGCTGTCCCTCGACCACCACGACGGGCTCGTCGCGGCGGCCCGCGACGGCGAGCTGTGGAACCTCTGGTACACCGCCGTCCCCAGCCCCGACGGGATGCGGGCCGAGATCGAGCGGCGGCTGCGCGCGCAGGCGGACGCCGCGATGCTGGCGTTCACGGCGTTCTCCTGCCGCAGCGGGCAGATCCTCGGGATGACGACGTACCTGGCCCCGGACGCGGCGAACCGGCGGCTCGAGATCGGGTCGACCTGGAACGCGCGGTCGGCGCAGCGGACCGGTACCAACACCGAGAGCAAGCTCCTGCTGCTGGGGCACGCCTTCGACGAGCTCGACTGCATCGCCGTCGAGTTCCGCACGCACTGGCTGAACCAGCAGTCGCGCGCCGCGATCGCGCGCCTGGGCGCGAAGCAGGACGGCGTGCTGCGCAGCCACAGCGTGCTGGCGGACGGCTCGCTGCGCGACACCGTCGTGTTCTCGATCATCGCGTCCGAGTGGCCCGCCGTGCGCGCCGGGCTGCGCGCCCGGCTCGCCGCCCACCGCTGA
- a CDS encoding DEDD exonuclease domain-containing protein — MPSVRQLSREDLAPPMVGRPVQLGLDELGTPLHAVTFVVVDLETTGGSPLSSAITEIGAVKVRGGVVLGEFQTLVNPGTAVPAFIASLTGITTSMVASAPRIAQVLPSFLEFSLGSVLVAHNAPFDIGFLKAAAAASGHAWPGNQVLDTVRLARRVVLRDEAPNHKLGTLAALFGAAVTPDHRALSDARATVDVLHALLSRLAPLGITHLEDLATATDPVPADVRRKRHLADGLPDAPGVYLFRGPDEEVLYVGTSVSIRTRVRSYFTAAEKRGRMTEMVRIAHAVTPVVCATTLEARVRELRLIAEHSPRYNRRSRFPDRMPWIRLVEGPTPRLQVVREVRAGLAHIGPFASRSSAQLAVEALHATYGTRTPGTRASADLDQGACAALRAAMLGDPELVVRAHAVRIAALTARERFEEAGAVRDRLDAFVRGAARAQRLAPLAACPQLVAARRTADGGWEVVLVRYARLAGTAAVDRRDDPRPAIAALLLTGEQVDPPVPPAPAAHPEEADLVLDWLDSPGVRLVDIESADGPLPARSCPVRGAQAFCDPARTAAAVAVAGAALRGAA, encoded by the coding sequence ATGCCGTCCGTCCGCCAGCTGAGCCGCGAGGACCTCGCGCCGCCGATGGTCGGACGACCGGTCCAGCTCGGCCTCGACGAGCTCGGGACGCCGCTGCACGCGGTGACCTTCGTCGTCGTCGACCTCGAGACGACCGGCGGATCGCCGCTGTCCAGCGCGATCACGGAGATCGGCGCGGTCAAGGTGCGCGGCGGGGTCGTGCTCGGGGAGTTCCAGACGCTCGTGAACCCCGGCACCGCGGTGCCGGCCTTCATCGCCTCCCTGACCGGCATCACCACCTCGATGGTCGCCTCCGCTCCCCGCATCGCGCAGGTGCTGCCGTCGTTCCTCGAGTTCTCGCTCGGGTCGGTGCTCGTGGCCCACAATGCGCCGTTCGACATCGGGTTCCTCAAGGCGGCGGCTGCCGCCTCGGGCCACGCCTGGCCCGGCAACCAGGTGCTCGACACCGTCCGGCTCGCGCGCCGCGTCGTGCTGCGCGACGAGGCGCCCAACCACAAGCTCGGCACCCTGGCAGCGCTGTTCGGCGCCGCGGTGACCCCCGACCACCGGGCGCTCTCGGACGCGCGCGCAACCGTGGACGTGCTGCACGCGCTGCTCTCGCGCCTCGCCCCGCTCGGCATCACCCATCTCGAGGACCTGGCGACCGCGACCGACCCGGTGCCGGCGGATGTGCGCCGCAAGCGACACCTCGCCGACGGCCTGCCGGACGCGCCGGGGGTGTACCTATTCCGCGGCCCCGACGAGGAGGTGCTGTACGTCGGCACGTCCGTCTCGATCCGGACCCGCGTGCGCAGCTACTTCACGGCGGCCGAGAAGCGCGGCCGGATGACCGAGATGGTGCGCATCGCGCACGCTGTCACCCCCGTGGTGTGCGCCACGACGCTCGAGGCGCGCGTGCGCGAGCTGCGCCTGATCGCCGAGCACTCCCCCCGGTACAACCGTCGCTCGCGCTTTCCCGACCGGATGCCGTGGATCCGGCTCGTCGAGGGGCCGACGCCGCGCCTCCAGGTGGTCCGCGAGGTCCGGGCCGGGCTCGCGCACATCGGCCCGTTCGCCTCGCGCTCGAGCGCGCAGCTCGCGGTCGAGGCGCTGCACGCGACGTACGGGACCCGCACCCCGGGCACGCGCGCGAGCGCCGACCTCGACCAGGGCGCCTGCGCCGCGCTGCGGGCCGCGATGCTCGGCGACCCGGAGCTCGTCGTGCGCGCGCACGCCGTGCGCATCGCCGCGCTGACCGCGCGCGAGCGGTTCGAGGAGGCCGGCGCGGTCCGGGACCGGCTCGACGCGTTCGTGCGGGGCGCGGCGCGGGCGCAGCGGCTGGCCCCGCTCGCGGCGTGCCCGCAGCTCGTCGCGGCCCGGCGGACCGCCGACGGCGGCTGGGAGGTCGTGCTCGTTCGGTACGCGCGGCTCGCCGGGACGGCCGCCGTCGACCGACGCGACGACCCTCGGCCGGCGATCGCGGCGCTGCTGCTGACCGGCGAGCAGGTCGACCCGCCGGTGCCGCCGGCGCCGGCCGCCCACCCGGAGGAGGCCGACCTCGTGCTCGACTGGCTCGACTCGCCCGGGGTCCGCCTCGTCGACATCGAGAGCGCCGACGGGCCGCTGCCCGCCCGGAGCTGCCCGGTCCGGGGCGCGCAGGCGTTCTGCGACCCGGCCCGGACCGCGGCCGCCGTCGCGGTCGCTGGCGCCGCGCTCCGCGGCGCGGCCTGA
- the qcrA gene encoding cytochrome bc1 complex Rieske iron-sulfur subunit: protein MSTHKPSTDVSVPGTPAGDAGTDATRFTDPGHPPHRERRSDVDPRADKRAERQVVALFGLSAIGTIGFVVAYFAVPPGETIASMRLSNLLLGLGLFLGMFCIGIAAVHWAKTLMNAHEKAEDRHALRSSDETRAGAIANLVDGVADSGIARRGVLKGALVTAVALAPLSIVVPLVGNLGDDWNVSKFKHTMWRKGTRLALDPSGRLIKAADVTIGSVFHVIPADLEEAEHPLNEKAKAVVLLVRLDPRDLTEAPDRQGWSYDGIVAYSKICTHVGCPVTLYEQQTHHLLCPCHQSTFDVADGAKVVFGPAKRALPQLPIEVDDDGYLVAQSDFNEPIGPSFWERLR from the coding sequence GTGAGCACGCACAAGCCGTCCACAGACGTCTCGGTACCTGGCACCCCCGCCGGCGACGCCGGGACCGACGCCACCCGCTTCACCGACCCGGGTCACCCGCCGCACCGCGAGCGCCGCTCCGACGTCGACCCCCGCGCCGACAAGCGCGCCGAACGTCAGGTGGTCGCGCTCTTCGGGCTGTCGGCGATCGGGACGATCGGCTTCGTCGTCGCCTACTTCGCGGTGCCGCCGGGCGAGACGATCGCGAGCATGCGCCTGTCGAACCTGCTGCTCGGGCTCGGCCTCTTCCTGGGCATGTTCTGCATCGGCATCGCCGCGGTGCACTGGGCCAAGACCCTGATGAACGCGCACGAGAAGGCCGAGGACCGGCACGCGCTGCGCAGCTCGGACGAGACCCGCGCCGGGGCGATCGCGAACCTCGTCGACGGCGTCGCGGACTCAGGCATCGCCCGTCGCGGCGTACTCAAGGGCGCACTGGTCACCGCCGTCGCGCTCGCACCCCTGTCCATCGTGGTCCCGCTCGTGGGCAACCTGGGCGACGACTGGAACGTGTCGAAGTTCAAGCACACGATGTGGCGCAAGGGGACCCGCCTCGCGCTCGACCCGTCGGGCCGACTGATCAAGGCCGCCGACGTGACGATCGGCTCGGTGTTCCACGTCATCCCGGCGGACCTCGAGGAGGCCGAGCACCCGCTGAACGAGAAGGCCAAGGCGGTCGTGCTGCTCGTCCGGCTCGACCCGCGCGACCTGACCGAGGCGCCCGACCGGCAGGGCTGGTCCTACGACGGCATCGTCGCGTACTCCAAGATCTGCACGCACGTCGGCTGCCCGGTAACCTTGTACGAGCAGCAGACCCACCACCTGCTGTGCCCGTGCCACCAGTCCACGTTCGACGTCGCTGACGGGGCCAAGGTGGTCTTCGGCCCCGCAAAGCGCGCCCTGCCACAGTTGCCGATCGAGGTCGACGACGACGGCTACCTGGTCGCTCAGAGCGACTTCAACGAACCGATCGGCCCGAGCTTCTGGGAGCGGCTGCGATGA
- a CDS encoding SDR family NAD(P)-dependent oxidoreductase, with amino-acid sequence MSVVDHRNQTVLITGASSGIGAAFARALAARGSNLVLVARRLERLQELASELEQGHGIAATAIAQDLGSPTAGADLHTAVAGAGLCVTSLINNAGFGTFGPFIDEDPARLAQEIAVDVATPVQLSSAFLPDMIKAGHGYLINVASMAAYTPTPRMAVYGAAKAFVLSFTESLWAELQGTGVTVFALSPGATRTEFNSVVGTDDATAGARMRTPDDVVATALAHLARANPGPSVIDGASNRLSARVGSLLTRRTTARIMYRLTDPARRAGSTTTPAALGQTTRSVARTSH; translated from the coding sequence ATGTCCGTCGTGGACCACAGAAACCAGACCGTACTCATCACTGGGGCGAGCTCCGGCATCGGCGCAGCCTTCGCCCGAGCACTTGCCGCGCGCGGATCGAACCTGGTCCTCGTCGCGCGTCGACTTGAGCGCCTCCAGGAGCTCGCGTCGGAACTCGAGCAGGGCCACGGCATCGCGGCGACAGCCATCGCCCAGGACCTCGGCTCGCCGACTGCGGGCGCTGACCTGCACACCGCCGTTGCGGGGGCCGGCCTCTGCGTGACCAGCCTCATCAACAACGCCGGATTCGGAACGTTCGGCCCATTCATCGACGAAGACCCGGCGCGGCTCGCGCAAGAGATCGCTGTCGACGTGGCCACGCCTGTGCAGCTCAGCTCCGCGTTCCTGCCCGACATGATCAAAGCCGGGCACGGCTACCTCATCAACGTGGCAAGCATGGCTGCCTACACACCCACCCCCCGGATGGCCGTCTATGGGGCAGCGAAAGCCTTCGTCCTCAGCTTCACGGAGTCGCTCTGGGCTGAGTTGCAGGGAACGGGAGTCACCGTGTTCGCCCTTTCTCCTGGAGCGACACGCACTGAGTTCAACTCTGTCGTCGGGACGGACGACGCCACCGCGGGCGCCCGGATGCGCACCCCTGACGACGTCGTCGCGACCGCCCTCGCGCACCTCGCGCGCGCCAACCCCGGCCCGAGCGTCATCGACGGCGCGTCCAACCGTCTCAGCGCACGCGTCGGAAGCCTCTTGACCCGGCGAACCACCGCCCGGATCATGTACCGGCTGACGGACCCCGCCCGCAGGGCAGGGTCCACCACCACGCCAGCAGCGCTGGGACAAACCACGCGATCCGTCGCCCGTACCTCGCATTGA
- a CDS encoding response regulator → MTTDLNESDSTASDRAPRVLLYSDNVDTRAQVLLAVGRRLSRGAPDIEWVETATHAAVIDHADAGGFDLFVFDGEAAKSGGLGLCRQLKNELFRCPPILVLTGRPQDAWLASWSLADAVVAAPLDPVELQGVVARLLAAPVIA, encoded by the coding sequence ATGACCACGGATCTGAATGAGTCGGACAGCACCGCGAGTGACCGAGCGCCCCGGGTGCTGCTCTACAGCGACAACGTCGACACCCGCGCGCAGGTGCTGCTCGCCGTCGGCCGTCGCCTGTCGCGCGGCGCGCCGGACATCGAGTGGGTCGAGACGGCGACCCACGCGGCCGTGATCGACCACGCCGACGCCGGCGGCTTCGACCTCTTCGTGTTCGACGGCGAGGCCGCCAAGTCGGGCGGCCTCGGGCTGTGCCGCCAGCTCAAGAACGAGCTCTTCCGGTGCCCCCCGATCCTCGTGCTCACCGGCCGGCCGCAGGATGCGTGGCTGGCCTCGTGGTCGCTCGCCGACGCCGTCGTCGCCGCGCCGCTCGACCCGGTCGAGCTGCAGGGCGTCGTCGCGCGCCTGCTGGCGGCGCCAGTGATCGCATGA
- the trpD gene encoding anthranilate phosphoribosyltransferase, translating to MSPTWPELLSTLVAREDLSAAQTAWAMDQVMAGEVDPARLAGFLVALRAKGETVTELTALADMMLEHAVRFAVPGRTVDLVGTGGDRAHTVNISTMAALVVAGTGTTVVKHGNRASSSSSGSADVLEALGLRLDHPVERVAQLADEVGITFCFAQVFHPSMRHAAVARRELGIATVFNFLGPLTNPAQPGATAVGVADARMAPLVAGVFASRGTNALVFRGDDGLDELAPTARSQVWEVRDGRVTASQLDSARELDLAPSTVAELRGADAAYNADVARRVLAGQAGPVRDVVVLNAAAALVADAALPGTQDGSLVERLRAGMGHAARAIDDGAAADVLARWVLASA from the coding sequence ATGAGCCCCACCTGGCCCGAGCTGCTCTCGACCCTCGTCGCGCGCGAGGACCTCTCCGCCGCGCAGACGGCGTGGGCGATGGACCAGGTGATGGCCGGCGAGGTGGACCCGGCTCGGCTGGCCGGCTTCCTCGTGGCGCTGCGGGCCAAGGGCGAGACCGTGACCGAGCTGACCGCGCTCGCGGACATGATGCTCGAGCACGCGGTGCGGTTCGCGGTTCCCGGGCGCACGGTGGACCTGGTCGGCACGGGCGGCGACCGCGCGCACACCGTGAACATCTCCACCATGGCGGCGCTCGTCGTCGCGGGCACGGGCACCACCGTCGTCAAGCACGGCAACCGCGCGTCCTCGTCGTCGTCGGGCTCGGCGGACGTGCTCGAAGCGCTGGGGCTCCGGCTGGACCACCCCGTCGAGCGGGTCGCGCAGCTGGCCGACGAGGTCGGCATCACCTTTTGCTTCGCGCAGGTCTTCCACCCGTCGATGCGGCACGCCGCCGTGGCCCGACGCGAGCTCGGCATCGCGACGGTGTTCAACTTCCTCGGGCCGCTCACCAACCCCGCCCAGCCGGGCGCGACGGCGGTCGGGGTCGCGGACGCGCGGATGGCGCCCTTGGTCGCCGGCGTGTTTGCGAGCCGGGGGACCAACGCCCTCGTGTTCCGCGGCGACGACGGGCTCGACGAGCTCGCGCCCACCGCGCGCTCGCAGGTGTGGGAGGTCCGTGACGGGCGGGTGACGGCCTCGCAGCTGGACTCCGCGCGCGAGCTCGACCTCGCGCCGTCGACGGTCGCGGAGCTGCGCGGGGCCGACGCGGCGTACAACGCCGACGTCGCCCGGCGCGTGCTGGCCGGCCAGGCCGGTCCGGTCCGCGACGTCGTCGTGCTCAACGCCGCCGCGGCGCTCGTGGCCGACGCGGCGCTGCCCGGGACCCAGGACGGCTCGCTGGTCGAGCGCCTGCGCGCCGGCATGGGGCACGCGGCACGCGCGATCGACGACGGCGCCGCCGCCGACGTGCTCGCGCGCTGGGTGCTGGCCTCGGCCTAG
- the qcrC gene encoding cytochrome bc1 complex diheme cytochrome c subunit produces the protein MKALAASRQNRYAPMVLLLLALLAMGGLYAALAPSSADAAPASASADDVATGQKLFAANCATCHGMGAAGSDAAPSLIGVGAASVDFQVSTGRMPMAASGAQAPQKTPQFDAEQTAQLAAYVASLGAGPSIPTDDQVDGSQGDVANGMALFRTNCAMCHNAVGAGGALSGGKYAPALTNSDPRVIYEAMLTGPQSMPVFNDTNITPDEKRDVIAFIEAQRDGSPGGATLGNLGPVSEGLWVWVIGMGLLLGCAVWIGAKSS, from the coding sequence GTGAAGGCACTCGCCGCCAGCAGGCAGAACCGGTACGCACCGATGGTGCTGCTGCTGCTCGCGCTGCTGGCCATGGGTGGGCTCTACGCGGCGCTCGCGCCGAGCTCGGCCGACGCCGCGCCCGCCAGCGCCAGCGCCGACGACGTCGCGACGGGGCAGAAGCTCTTCGCGGCGAACTGCGCGACGTGCCACGGCATGGGTGCCGCCGGCAGCGACGCCGCGCCGTCCCTCATCGGGGTCGGGGCCGCCTCGGTCGACTTCCAGGTCAGCACGGGCCGGATGCCGATGGCGGCGAGCGGTGCGCAGGCCCCCCAGAAGACGCCGCAGTTCGACGCGGAGCAGACCGCGCAGCTCGCGGCGTACGTCGCCTCGCTCGGCGCCGGGCCGTCGATCCCGACCGACGACCAGGTCGACGGCTCGCAGGGCGACGTCGCGAACGGTATGGCGCTGTTTCGGACCAACTGCGCGATGTGCCACAACGCCGTCGGCGCGGGCGGGGCGCTCTCGGGCGGCAAGTACGCGCCCGCGCTCACCAACAGCGACCCGCGCGTGATCTATGAGGCGATGCTGACCGGGCCCCAGTCGATGCCGGTCTTCAACGACACCAACATCACCCCCGACGAGAAGCGCGACGTCATCGCGTTCATCGAGGCGCAGCGCGACGGTTCGCCGGGCGGTGCGACGCTCGGCAACCTCGGCCCGGTGAGCGAGGGCCTGTGGGTCTGGGTCATCGGCATGGGTCTCCTGCTCGGTTGCGCAGTCTGGATCGGAGCGAAGTCCTCGTGA
- a CDS encoding TetR/AcrR family transcriptional regulator, with protein sequence MTTEPSLWERSRQAAYAEITSVAWRLFLEQGFEQTTIDQIVATAGISRRSFFRYFGTKEDIVLGDLANQGVLVQEALEAIPLSVGPWEALRAALYAVDALEVEAGITLKIAKMMYETPSLRSRSIEKHLHWQSLLAPNIRTRLGIEADQDDPAADAIVASAIACLDVAGELWTRGQGILRLADLYDQAVRAVRTPL encoded by the coding sequence ATGACGACTGAGCCGTCCCTCTGGGAGCGATCGCGGCAAGCCGCATATGCCGAGATCACGAGTGTCGCTTGGCGCCTGTTCCTGGAGCAGGGGTTCGAACAGACGACGATCGACCAGATCGTTGCGACAGCCGGCATCTCACGCAGATCGTTCTTTCGGTACTTCGGCACGAAGGAGGACATCGTGCTCGGCGACCTGGCGAACCAGGGCGTTCTGGTCCAGGAAGCCCTCGAGGCGATCCCGCTCTCTGTCGGCCCGTGGGAGGCATTGCGTGCAGCCCTCTACGCTGTCGACGCGCTCGAGGTCGAGGCGGGTATCACGCTGAAGATCGCGAAGATGATGTACGAGACGCCGTCGCTACGCTCGCGGAGCATTGAAAAGCACTTGCACTGGCAGTCGCTCCTCGCGCCCAACATCCGCACCCGGCTAGGCATCGAGGCCGATCAGGATGATCCCGCAGCGGACGCGATCGTTGCCAGCGCCATCGCATGCCTCGACGTCGCCGGAGAGCTCTGGACGCGAGGGCAGGGGATCCTGAGGCTCG
- a CDS encoding superoxide dismutase, with translation MADYTLPDLTYDYSALEPHISGRIMELHHDKHHAAYVAGANTALAKLAEARASGAFETVNLHEKNLAFNLGGHVNHSVFWKNLSPDGGDKPVGELGAAVDEFFGSFDAFQKHFTANAMGIQGSGWSILAWDSIGERLVIVQLYDQQSNIALGLVPVVTLDMWEHAFYLDYVNVKADYIKAWWNIVNWADAAERFTRARTQAAGLIVAV, from the coding sequence ATGGCTGACTACACCCTTCCGGATCTGACCTACGACTACTCGGCTCTCGAGCCGCACATCTCGGGCCGGATCATGGAGCTGCACCACGACAAGCACCACGCGGCCTACGTTGCCGGCGCGAACACCGCGCTCGCGAAGCTCGCCGAGGCGCGCGCCAGCGGCGCGTTCGAGACCGTGAACCTGCACGAGAAGAACCTCGCGTTCAACCTCGGCGGGCACGTGAACCACTCGGTGTTCTGGAAGAACCTCTCGCCCGACGGTGGCGACAAGCCGGTCGGCGAGCTCGGTGCGGCCGTCGACGAGTTCTTCGGGTCCTTCGACGCCTTCCAGAAGCACTTCACGGCCAACGCCATGGGCATCCAGGGCTCCGGCTGGTCCATCCTGGCCTGGGACTCGATCGGCGAGCGCCTCGTGATCGTGCAGCTGTACGACCAGCAGAGCAACATCGCGCTCGGGCTCGTCCCGGTCGTGACGCTGGACATGTGGGAGCACGCCTTCTACCTCGACTACGTCAACGTCAAGGCCGACTACATCAAGGCCTGGTGGAACATCGTCAACTGGGCCGACGCCGCCGAGCGCTTCACGCGCGCGCGGACGCAGGCCGCCGGCCTGATCGTCGCGGTCTAG
- the ctaE gene encoding aa3-type cytochrome oxidase subunit III produces the protein MTNVSTATAASSTSVHVSVNRPNPVSVGTIVWLASELMFFAGLFAMYFTLRSTVPEQWAEHTQLLNLPFAVANTTVLVLSSVTCQMGVWAAERFQPRRSGPLWAVGRWGMNEWVTLTYVMGAIFIGGQIYEYAGLVSEGLTISSSAYGSVFYLTTGFHGLHVIGGLIAFLFLLGRSFSAKRFGHHEATTSIVTSYYWHFVDVVWIALFAVIYLIK, from the coding sequence ATGACGAACGTGTCGACTGCAACGGCTGCCTCCAGCACCTCCGTCCATGTGAGTGTGAACCGACCCAACCCCGTGTCGGTCGGGACGATCGTGTGGCTCGCGAGCGAGCTCATGTTCTTCGCCGGGCTCTTCGCGATGTACTTCACGCTCCGCTCGACCGTGCCAGAACAGTGGGCCGAGCACACCCAGCTGCTCAACCTCCCGTTCGCCGTGGCCAACACGACGGTGCTCGTGCTCTCGTCGGTCACCTGCCAGATGGGTGTGTGGGCGGCGGAGCGCTTCCAGCCGCGCCGCAGCGGCCCCCTGTGGGCGGTCGGCCGGTGGGGCATGAACGAGTGGGTCACGCTGACCTATGTCATGGGCGCCATCTTCATCGGCGGGCAGATCTACGAGTACGCCGGCCTGGTGAGCGAGGGCCTGACGATCTCGTCCTCGGCCTACGGCTCGGTGTTCTACCTCACGACCGGCTTCCACGGCCTGCACGTGATCGGCGGGCTCATCGCCTTCCTGTTCCTGCTCGGGCGGTCGTTCTCCGCCAAGCGGTTCGGGCACCACGAGGCCACCACCTCGATCGTGACCTCGTACTACTGGCACTTCGTGGACGTCGTGTGGATCGCCCTGTTCGCCGTCATCTACCTGATCAAGTGA
- a CDS encoding Lrp/AsnC family transcriptional regulator — protein sequence MLTAIVMLDVDAARIPEVAAAITEVPGVSEVYSVTGEVDLIAMVRVRKHDELADVIADRLSKVDGVLHTQTYIAFRAYSKHDLEEAFALGIED from the coding sequence ATGCTCACTGCCATCGTCATGCTCGACGTCGACGCCGCCCGGATCCCCGAGGTGGCCGCGGCGATCACGGAGGTCCCCGGGGTGAGCGAGGTCTACTCGGTCACGGGCGAGGTCGACCTGATCGCGATGGTGCGGGTCCGCAAGCACGACGAGCTCGCGGACGTCATCGCCGACCGACTGAGCAAGGTCGACGGCGTGCTGCACACGCAGACGTACATCGCCTTCCGCGCCTACTCCAAGCACGACCTCGAGGAGGCCTTCGCGCTCGGGATCGAGGACTAG
- the qcrB gene encoding cytochrome bc1 complex cytochrome b subunit → MTTPAVKTPAAASPAARGAAATADYLDQRTSIGTAVKGLARKIFPDHWSFLLGEIALYSFIVILISGVFLTMFFVPSMAETTYDGPWAALNGVHMSEAFSSTLRLSFEIRGGLLMRQVHHWAALLFMASIVTHMMRVFFTGAFRKPRELNWLIGFTIMILGLLAGLTGYSLPDDVLSGNGMRITDGVVRAIPVIGSYLSYFIFGGEFPGTELIPRLFTLHVLLIPALILGLIGAHLILVFLQKHTQYPGAGRTDKNVVGYPLFPIYVAKAGGFFFIVFGVIALMAATMTINPVWNYGPFDPAIVSAGAQPDWYMLFLEGSLRLMPGWEVVLGSFTLPLNVLIPAVVIPGVLFTSLALYPFIEAVVTGDRREHHVLNRPRNVPFRTATGVSILTAFVILILAGSNDLIATHFGLSINNITWVFRAAFFLAPAASFWVTKRICLGLQRKDRELVLHGHETGRIVRFANGEYIEVHRPLDDYERWLRVNYESTAPHEIEPAHDSRGVRRKGYRLDALRQRASRVFFEDRVEPVTPAQLEAAHSHGEHDALEGPDAGQTPALESTVAGGGRRLTEPEDHTTTDARKP, encoded by the coding sequence ATGACGACTCCGGCAGTGAAGACACCAGCGGCGGCGTCCCCCGCGGCACGCGGCGCGGCGGCGACCGCCGACTACCTGGACCAGCGCACCTCGATCGGCACCGCCGTCAAGGGCCTCGCCCGCAAGATCTTCCCGGACCACTGGTCCTTCCTGCTCGGCGAGATCGCGCTCTACTCGTTCATCGTCATCCTGATCTCGGGTGTGTTCCTCACGATGTTCTTCGTGCCGAGCATGGCCGAGACGACGTACGACGGCCCGTGGGCGGCCCTGAACGGCGTCCACATGTCCGAGGCGTTCTCGTCGACGCTGCGGCTGTCGTTCGAGATCCGCGGCGGCCTGCTCATGCGGCAGGTGCACCACTGGGCCGCGCTGCTGTTCATGGCGTCGATCGTCACGCACATGATGCGGGTGTTCTTCACGGGCGCCTTCCGCAAGCCGCGCGAGCTGAACTGGCTGATCGGCTTCACCATCATGATCCTCGGCCTGCTCGCGGGCCTGACGGGCTACTCGCTGCCGGACGACGTGCTGTCGGGCAACGGGATGCGCATCACCGACGGCGTCGTCCGCGCGATCCCCGTGATCGGCAGCTACCTGTCGTACTTCATCTTCGGCGGGGAGTTCCCCGGGACCGAGCTCATCCCCCGCCTGTTCACGCTGCACGTGCTGCTGATCCCCGCGCTGATCCTCGGGCTGATCGGCGCGCACCTGATCCTCGTGTTCCTGCAGAAGCACACGCAGTACCCGGGCGCCGGACGCACGGACAAGAACGTGGTCGGCTACCCGCTGTTCCCGATCTACGTCGCGAAGGCCGGCGGCTTCTTCTTCATCGTGTTCGGCGTCATCGCCCTGATGGCGGCGACCATGACGATCAACCCCGTGTGGAACTACGGGCCGTTCGACCCGGCGATCGTCTCGGCCGGCGCGCAGCCCGACTGGTACATGCTCTTCCTTGAGGGTTCGCTGCGGCTGATGCCCGGGTGGGAGGTCGTGCTCGGCTCGTTCACGCTGCCCCTGAACGTCCTGATCCCCGCGGTCGTCATCCCGGGGGTGTTGTTCACCTCGCTCGCGCTCTACCCGTTCATCGAGGCCGTCGTGACCGGTGACCGGCGCGAGCACCACGTGCTCAACCGCCCGCGCAACGTCCCGTTCCGCACGGCCACCGGCGTCTCGATCCTCACGGCGTTCGTGATCCTGATCCTCGCGGGATCGAACGACCTGATCGCGACCCACTTCGGGCTCTCGATCAACAACATCACGTGGGTGTTCCGCGCCGCGTTCTTCCTCGCGCCCGCGGCCAGCTTCTGGGTCACCAAGCGGATCTGCCTCGGGCTGCAGCGCAAGGACCGCGAGCTCGTCCTGCACGGGCACGAGACGGGTCGTATCGTGCGGTTCGCGAACGGCGAGTACATCGAGGTGCACCGGCCGCTCGACGACTACGAGCGTTGGCTCCGGGTCAACTACGAGTCCACGGCGCCGCACGAGATCGAGCCGGCACACGACTCACGGGGCGTTCGGCGCAAGGGCTACCGCCTCGATGCGCTGCGCCAGCGCGCGTCGCGGGTCTTCTTCGAGGACCGCGTCGAGCCGGTCACCCCCGCCCAGCTCGAGGCGGCGCACTCGCACGGCGAGCACGACGCGCTCGAGGGTCCCGACGCCGGGCAGACACCGGCGCTGGAGAGTACCGTCGCTGGCGGTGGCCGCCGGCTGACGGAGCCCGAGGACCACACAACGACCGACGCGCGCAAGCCCTGA